A stretch of the uncultured Desulfobacter sp. genome encodes the following:
- a CDS encoding ATP-binding protein, which produces MQSRISLKNYLSRHFAVVAVLPVITIACLIYGFMLPTIKDRTGLQHQAMARSIAGQISTHLAGGKRQISAIAEYLSNRQLKNYMAPVDLLDAYCGDGEFFEALFVIDNKDGVIQTAGLSRPHRIKRSDFIGLDFSGRRFISSLEKVEKPVWSQIFLSTVNSRPAVAVTIPLVKGVIIGEMALDNLSEFISHLPVESELLTLVVDEQGKVLADSLGQYWGQILTDDFIAGTESKDSPRPVSKIFKFNGRNMFGTVVDMDETGWKILIAQPVRKAFQSLWNILTLIGLGLLLALIFSLFIGQFLAGNFSLAVESYIMQASSIADGDYDLQWPEHKTKEFSLLGQSFKRMVQKINKREEELRLAKISLDKAPIGIWRVGHNGEVLDVNEQGCKSLGYLREELCQMSVFDFDPDQSIKVWANMVKQLHKTGSVTLEMHHRRKNGDVFPIQVITAIIYFENQEYYLSFVQDISHRKQMEEIIIQSEKMLSVGGLAAGMAHEINNPLAGMVQTAQVMSQRLTSDLNISASRRAAEAADTSLQAIEQFMTARGIPRMLQTIIESGQRVSEIVNNILTFSRKDETTVSAHHLDKILDKTVELAATDYNLKKAYDFKQIKITREYDANLPAVPCQAGKIQQVILNILANGAMAMQEAGTSNPEFILRTYGAPDRNMVCVEIEDNGPGMNEKTRKHIFDPFFTTKPVGVGTGLGLSVSYFIVTENHKGEMAVESRLGAGAKFIIRLADS; this is translated from the coding sequence ATGCAATCCAGGATTTCTTTAAAAAACTATCTGTCACGGCATTTCGCTGTGGTCGCAGTTCTGCCGGTGATCACCATTGCCTGTCTGATCTACGGTTTCATGTTGCCGACCATTAAAGACCGCACGGGTCTCCAGCACCAGGCCATGGCACGCTCTATTGCCGGCCAGATATCCACACACCTGGCCGGCGGGAAACGCCAGATTTCGGCCATAGCCGAGTATCTGAGCAACCGACAGCTGAAAAATTATATGGCACCGGTTGACTTGCTGGATGCCTATTGCGGCGACGGAGAGTTTTTCGAAGCCTTGTTTGTGATTGACAATAAAGATGGGGTGATTCAAACGGCCGGGCTAAGCCGCCCCCATCGGATAAAACGTTCCGATTTCATTGGGCTGGATTTTTCCGGCCGCAGGTTTATCAGTTCCCTGGAAAAAGTTGAAAAACCGGTATGGTCACAAATCTTTTTGTCCACGGTCAACAGCCGACCGGCCGTGGCGGTGACTATTCCATTGGTAAAAGGTGTCATTATTGGAGAAATGGCACTGGACAATCTATCTGAATTCATTAGCCATCTGCCGGTGGAATCTGAATTGCTGACACTGGTAGTTGACGAGCAGGGCAAGGTGTTGGCAGATTCCCTGGGTCAGTATTGGGGACAAATTTTGACAGACGATTTTATTGCCGGCACAGAATCGAAAGACAGCCCCCGGCCGGTGTCAAAAATATTTAAATTCAATGGTCGAAACATGTTTGGCACAGTGGTGGATATGGATGAAACCGGTTGGAAAATTTTAATCGCCCAACCGGTCAGAAAAGCGTTCCAGTCACTGTGGAATATCCTTACCCTGATTGGCCTGGGTCTGTTGCTTGCCCTGATCTTTTCCCTGTTCATCGGCCAGTTTCTGGCCGGCAACTTCTCCTTAGCGGTTGAATCCTATATCATGCAAGCGTCATCCATTGCCGACGGAGACTACGATCTTCAATGGCCGGAACATAAAACAAAAGAGTTCTCTCTTCTGGGTCAAAGTTTTAAACGCATGGTTCAAAAAATCAACAAACGTGAAGAGGAACTTCGTCTTGCAAAAATCTCTTTAGACAAGGCTCCTATCGGTATATGGCGGGTGGGACATAACGGCGAGGTTCTGGACGTAAACGAACAGGGCTGCAAAAGTTTAGGCTACTTACGAGAAGAACTTTGTCAAATGTCCGTGTTTGACTTTGATCCGGACCAAAGCATCAAGGTCTGGGCAAACATGGTCAAACAGCTGCATAAAACCGGCAGCGTAACATTAGAAATGCATCACCGGCGAAAGAATGGAGATGTATTTCCCATCCAGGTCATAACAGCAATCATTTATTTTGAAAATCAGGAATACTATCTGTCTTTTGTCCAGGATATCAGCCATCGCAAACAAATGGAGGAGATAATAATTCAAAGCGAAAAAATGCTTTCCGTGGGAGGACTTGCCGCAGGCATGGCCCATGAGATCAACAATCCCTTGGCCGGAATGGTTCAGACCGCCCAGGTAATGTCCCAGCGGCTCACTTCAGATCTTAACATCTCCGCCAGCCGAAGAGCGGCAGAGGCTGCAGACACCAGTCTTCAGGCAATTGAGCAATTTATGACGGCCCGGGGCATACCACGGATGCTCCAAACCATTATCGAGTCAGGGCAGCGGGTGTCTGAAATTGTCAACAACATACTCACTTTTTCCCGGAAAGACGAAACAACCGTATCTGCCCATCACCTGGACAAAATCCTGGACAAAACCGTTGAGCTTGCAGCAACGGATTACAATCTGAAAAAGGCCTATGACTTTAAACAAATTAAAATCACCAGGGAATATGACGCTAACCTGCCTGCGGTTCCCTGCCAGGCCGGCAAAATTCAACAGGTGATACTCAATATCCTGGCCAACGGGGCAATGGCTATGCAGGAGGCCGGAACTTCCAATCCCGAGTTCATTCTCAGGACCTATGGCGCTCCGGACCGGAACATGGTTTGCGTGGAAATAGAGGACAACGGACCCGGGATGAATGAGAAAACCCGCAAACATATTTTTGATCCCTTTTTCACCACTAAGCCTGTGGGGGTGGGAACGGGACTTGGATTAAGTGTTTCCTATTTTATTGTCACTGAAAACCATAAGGGGGAAATGGCTGTTGAATCGCGTCTGGGAGCGGGAGCCAAATTTATTATACGATTAGCTGACAGCTAA